GCCCCGAAAATGTGCCAATTTGTGTCTACGGGCCGGCCTTCGTCGCGATCGCGCACGCGATTGCCGGCGCGCTGCGCGGATTCGGCGTGCTCGCCGTGCTCGACGGGTTCCGGATGCTCGCATGCGCGGCGCTGCTGCTAAGCGGGTACCTCGCTGCGCTGCTCGGCGGCGCGCGGGCCGCCGCGTTCATCGTCTGCAACCCGGTCGCGCTCTTCGCCGCCCTCGAGGGTCACAACGACACGCTCGCGCTCGCCGCGGTGCTGCTGGGCATCGTCATCGCGCGCCGCGCCCCGGCGCTCGGTGCGGCGGCCGTCGCGCTGGCCGCGTCGATCAAACTACCGGCGCTGGCCGCCTCGCTCGCCTTTGCGCTGGACCGAATTCTCGCCCGGCGTAACGCGCGCGCCGTGCTCGGCGGCACGATCGTCGGGATCGCGGCCGTCGTAACCGCATCGCGCGGACTCATCGGCGGCGTACGCTCCGGAATCGTCTCACATGGGCACTATCTGCCGCTGGCGTCGATCCAGGCACTCGGTCTCCCCGTCGCCGCGCTGGTGTGCGTCTTCGTGCTCGTGCGCGCGCGCAGCATGGGCACGCCGATCGACCGCTGGTGCACGATCGCGCTCGCCGCCTGGATCGCGATCCCGAATCCGTATCCGTGGTACGCGCTCTGGCTGTTGCCGCTCGCCGCCTTCGCGCACGACCGGCGGGCGCGTGTGACGGTGCTCGCGGTTACGAGCGCCGCCCTGCTTCGTTACCTACCCGACGCGGCTGGGCTGCCCTCCCCGCTGCTCTCGCTCGGCTATGGCGCCATCGCGGTAACTGCGTACGTGCCGCTCGTGTTACAATAAGCGCCCCGTGATCGCCCAAACGCCGAAAGTCCACGCTTCGAACGACGCGTTGCTGAACGTGCTCGCCGCCTCGTCGCGCGCGCTCGCGCCGGTCATCGACGCGCTGCGGACGGGCGCCGGCGTCTACGCTTGCCACGAAACCGTCGCAGCTGCGCGTCCCGCGTTGCTCGCCGCACTCTATCGTGCGCTCGAGCGGCCGATGCTGGTGATCGTGCCGACGCCGGACGTCGCCGAGCGCGCATTCGCCGACCTTCTGTATTACCTGAACGAAGAGGAACCGGATGAAGTCGCGCTGCTGCGTTCGCGTGACGAAGCACTGGGGGCGATCGAGAGTCCGTCCGAGCGCAGCGCGCGCATGACGCTGCTGGCCGATCTGGCGAACGGTGAACGGCGCATCGTGCTCGCACCGGTTGCCGCGCTGCGTCAGTATCTGATGCCGCGCGAGCTCTTCGAGCGCTTGCAGCTCGAGCTGCGGGTCGGCGACGAACCCGGCTGGGAAGCGCTGCAAGCGCGGCTCTTCGCACTGGGATACGCGCGCGCCGACGTCGTGAGCGCGGTCGGCGAGTACGCGGTGCGCGGCGGAATCATCGATCTGTTCTCGGCCAGCGAGGACGCGCCGGTGCGCATCGAGTTTTTCGGCGATACGATCGAGAGCATCCGCCCCTTCGATCTGGCGAGTCAACGCAGTGAGGGCGAGCGTTCGCGTGCGGTTGTCGTGCCGTGGAGTGAAATCCCGCGCGATCCCGTCTACCGCGCGCGCATTCTCGAGCGCTTCGACGGTCCGCCGTCCGTCCGCGCATCGCTCGCCGCGTACGTCGAAAGCGGAGGCGACCTGCCGGCTTCGTGGCTGCCGCTCGCTCACGATGAGCCGGCAACGCTGCTCGACTACCTGCGCCGGGACGCGATCGTCGTGCTCGACGAGCCGAGTATGCTCGCGACCATCGAGCGCGGACTCGAAGAGGAGCGTTCGCGCGAGCAGAGCGTGCTGCTCGCCGGTGTAGAGTCGGGCGAGTTCTCGGTGAGCGAGTCCGAAGTCGACGACGCGCTTCTGGCCGAGGTCGCCGCGCCGCATCCGCGGCTCGAATCGCTCGCCAAGGACGTGCGCACGCATCCCGTGCTGATTCTTCCGGGCGCGATCGAACGCAGCGACGGCCTGGATTGGGTCCCACGCGCCGGCGCATCGTTCGTGATCGATTGCCGTCCGGTCGAACACTTCAACCGGCAGATCGAGCTCTTCTCGAAGAGCGTTCGCGAGTGGGTCGCGGCCGGCGAATCGCTGCACATCGTCAGCAGCGCCGTCTCGCGTACCGCCGATCTGCTGCGGGCGGCCGGCATCACCGACGCGCGCGTCACCGTCGATCACGGTTCGATCGAAGCCGGATTCGCGCTGCCGGACCTCCGGCTGCGGGTGCTGGGCGATCGCGAGATCTTCGGCGCTCCTCCCAAACGCGTCAAACTTCGCGCGGTAAAAGAAGGCGTCCCCGTGACGCTGGCCGATATGCGCGTGGGCGATTACGTGGTGCACGCCGTGCACGGCATCGGTCAATATCTCGGGTTGCGCACCGAGACGATCTTGGGCGCGACCCAAGATTACCTCGATCTCGCCTATGCGGGGTCGGACCGGATGCTGGTCCCGGTCACCCAAATGCATCATGTCACCAAATACTCGGCGACCGAAGGCCAGTCGCCGCGCCTCTCAAAAATGGGCGGCGCGGATTGGGCCCGCGCGAAATCGCGGGTCAGCGAGTCACTCGCGAAGATCGCCGACGGTTTGGTCGCACTCTACGCCGAGCGCGAACTCAGCCGCGGCTACGCCTTCGGCGCCGACACTCCGTGGCAGGGCGAAATGGAAGAGGCCTTCCCGTACGACCCGACGCCCGATCAGCGCAAAGCGATCGAGGCCGTGAAGAGCGACATGGAGCGCGCCCAGCCGATGGACCGCCTCGTTTGCGGCGACGTCGGCTACGGCAAGACCGAAGTCGCGATGCGGGCCGCGTTCAAAGCCGTGGCGGAAGGTAAACAGGTGGCCGTCCTGGTTCCCACGACGCTCCTCGCGGATCAACACTATCGCAACTTCGGCGCCCGCTTCGCCGGCTTCCCGATGCGCATCGAAGAGCTTTCGCGCTTCAAGAGCAAAGCCCAGGCGCGCGCGATTCTCGCCGATCTCGCGCAGGGCAAGGTCGACGTGATCATCGGCACGCACCGCCTTCTGCAAAAGGACGTCGCCTTCGCGGATTTGGGGCTGATCGTCATCGATGAAGAGCAGCGATTCGGCGTGATGCACAAGGAGCGCCTCAAGGAATACAAGACGTCCGTCGACGTGCTAACGCTCTCGGCAACGCCGATTCCACGCACGCTGCACATGTCGCTCATGGGCGTTCGCGACCTCTCGCTGATTCAGACCGCGCCCAAGAATCGCATGTCGGTCAAGACGATGGTCGTGCCGACGAGCGATGCGATCGTGCAGCGCGCCATCACTGCCGAGCTCGATCGCGGCGGCCAAGTCTACTATCTGCACAACCGGGTCGAATCGATCTACGCCGTCCGCAATGCCCTGCAAACGCTCGTACCGCGCGCGCGCATCGCGATCGGTCATGGTCAGATGGGCGAGAGCGAACTCGAACCGGTGATGCAAGCCTTCATCGACGGCGAGGTTGACGTGCTGGTCGCCACGACGATCATCGAGAACGGCATCGACATTCCCAACGTCAACACGATGGTCGTCAGCGATGCCGACAAGTTCGGTCTCGCGCAGCTCTATCAGTTGCGCGGACGCGTCGGCCGTTCGAATCATCAGGCCTATTGCTACCTCCTCTACCAGGGCCACAAAGCGCTCACCGAAGAGGCCAAGGCGCGGCTCGAAGCGATTCGCGAGTTCACCCACCTGGGATCGGGCCTGCAAATCGCGATGCGCGATCTCGAGATTCGCGGAGCGGGCAACCTGCTCGGCTCGGCGCAATCCGGCTTCATCGGCTCGGTTGGTTTCGACACCTATTGCCAACTGCTCGCCGAAGCGATCGCAGAGCGGCGCGGCATGTCTCCTTCGCTCGACGACCGTCGCGAGGCGGTGATCGACGTCAAAGTCAGCGCGTTCATTCCGGACGATTACATTCCGCAAGTCTCGCAAAAGATCGCGGTTTATCAGCAGCTTGCCAAAGCCCGCTCGCAGGCCGAAGTCGAAGAGATCGCGGCGGGCGTGCGCGACCGGTTCGGCGTTTTTCCGTTGCCGCTCGAGCGCCTGGTCGAATTGACCAAGCTGCGCGCGGTTGCGCTGCAAAAACACGTAACACGCGTCGTGATCGACGAATCACGCCTCACCCTCGGCGTCGGTACCGGCTTTGAACTCGACCCTGCGACGATTCCGAAATTGCAATCGTTGACCAAGAATAGATTTCGTTTCGGCGAAGGCAAGATCGTGGTGGATTTGCCCACGGCGCCACCCGGTCAGACCGCCGAGGCGATCTGGATGCCCCTGCTGCGAAAGTTGCTCGAAGCGTTCTGAGAAGTACTCGTCAGTTGGTGCCGCTGCTCGCGGTGCTGCTCGCCGTCGTCATCATCGTCGTGCTCGCCGTAGGCACGATCCTCTCGGATCATGCCACCGACCTAGCGGTGGCGCGGTACGAGGCGCTGCACAAAGCCGATACCGCCAACCTGCGCGTGCTGCAAGAACAGATCGACGAGGAGACGGGTATCCGCGGCTACGCGTCCAGCGGCGATCGGGTTCTGCTCGCTCCCTATACGGCCGCCCATGCGGAGCTCGCCGGCGACTTCGCGCAGCTGCGCGAGGCCCTGATTCAAGCCGGCATGAGCTCGCTGCTCCCCCGTGTCGACGAAATGGCCTCGCTGAACCGAATCTGGGAAGCGAACGTCGCGGCGCCGACCCTGCGGTCATCCGACGTGCGCGCCACGGCTCAGTTCCAAATCGGCAGCAAGACGATCCTCGATCGCTTTCGCGTCGTGGACGGGGGCATGCAGCAAGCGCTGCTGGCGCAACTGCGCAGCGTGTTCCGCATGCTCACGGCGCGGATTCGCACGACGATCGTAACCTCGGCGTGGCTGATCGCACTGGCGTCCGTGATCGTTGCCGTCGTCGCCGTGATCGGGAGCCGGACACGCGTCCGCCTCGAGAAAGAAATTCGCCATAAGGAGGTGCTTGAAAGCGTCGCCGCGCAGCTGCGCACGCTGATCGAAGCCATTCCGGAAATCGTGTGGTTCGGAGACGAACCGGGAAGAGCAGCGTATTTCAATCAGCGCTGGTACGATTACACCGGACAGGACGAAGCTACCGCACTGAACGACGGATGGCTCGTCGCGCTCCACCCCGAGGACGCCGTCAAAGCCTTCGCGCTTTGGAAGGAAAGCGTGCGCACCGGTAAGCCCTACGAGATCGAGTATCGTTTGCGCGGCGCCGACGGAGAGTATCATTGGTTCTCCGGGCGCGCTCTCGCCGAACGCGACGCGGAAGGAGAGATCGTGCGCTGGCTCGGCACGTGCACCGACGTCGATGCCACCCATCAGCACCTCGAAGCTTTGCAACGCGTCGCCGACGCCTTTGCTCAAGCGCAATTGCCGCAATCGCTCCCGTCGAACACGCTGGTACATTTCGACGCAACGTACGTCCCGGCCGAAGATCTGGCCCAGGTCGGCGGCGACTGGTACGACGTCTTCTCACTCGATGCCGATCGCTTCTTTTTCTCGCTCGGCGACGTGACCGGCCACGGACTCCAAGCCGCGCTCACGATGAGCCGCGTGCGTCAAGCGTTCGTTGCCTTCGCTTCGGTCGCAAACGAGCCGGCCGCCATTCTCGAGCGCGCCAATCGCGTCTTGCGAATGCACGACGAGGGCATGGTGACCGCGCTCTGCGGCGTGTTCAACGCGCGCACCGGAGACCTCACCTACGCGTCAGCGGGCCATCCGCCGGCGATCCTGCTCGGCGCGAACGGTTCGCTGCGCGAGGTCACGAGCAGCGCTCCGCCGCTCGGCGTTTTAGACGGCATCGAGGTCGAGCAGGTGCATGAGCACCTCGGCGTCGGCGACCGCTTGATCTGCTATACGGACGGGATCGTCGAGAACGAACACGATTACGTCCGCGGCGAGATGCGCTTGCGGACCGTGCTCGGCCAGCTCACGCCTTTTGAGTTCGCCCGTCCCGCGCGGTCGATCCGGGAGCGGATCCTGGGCGGCCGGCGCGGCCGCGACGACGTGGCTCTCCTCGTCCTGAGCCGCCCCCGGCAAGGGGTCGGCTCGGCGCCGAACGAACCCCCAGGGCCGGCGGCGGAGTCCAAACGGCTCCGCTTTACTACGCACTGATTTCATCTGAATCTGGAGTGACCATGTCGAAACTCGACCGCGTCGTCGCGGGTCTGGCCGCAATGCTCTTGGCCGCGTCTTTGAGCGCCTGCGCGGGCGGCGGCGCAATCGCAACCGTGAACGGGCAGCAGATCAGCAAGGCGGACTTCGACGCCAAACTCGAGGCAAGCCCGGTCGCGGCGTCGACGCTCCAGCAGATGGTGCGCGAGATTCTGTTGCGACAGTACGCGCAGAAGAACAACATCAACGTCACCGACGCGGAAATCACGCAGCGCGAAGATCAACTCAAAACCAACTTTCCTCCGGGACAGTGGGACGAGATGCTCAAGTCGCGCGGCTTGACGGAAGACGACGTGCACAAGATCCTGACCGATCAAATCATCATCGATCAGGCCGTCGGCAAGAACGTGAACGTTTCGAATGCGGCGATAGAGGCCTATTTCAAGAAGAATCA
The Candidatus Baltobacteraceae bacterium genome window above contains:
- a CDS encoding SpoIIE family protein phosphatase — encoded protein: MPLLAVLLAVVIIVVLAVGTILSDHATDLAVARYEALHKADTANLRVLQEQIDEETGIRGYASSGDRVLLAPYTAAHAELAGDFAQLREALIQAGMSSLLPRVDEMASLNRIWEANVAAPTLRSSDVRATAQFQIGSKTILDRFRVVDGGMQQALLAQLRSVFRMLTARIRTTIVTSAWLIALASVIVAVVAVIGSRTRVRLEKEIRHKEVLESVAAQLRTLIEAIPEIVWFGDEPGRAAYFNQRWYDYTGQDEATALNDGWLVALHPEDAVKAFALWKESVRTGKPYEIEYRLRGADGEYHWFSGRALAERDAEGEIVRWLGTCTDVDATHQHLEALQRVADAFAQAQLPQSLPSNTLVHFDATYVPAEDLAQVGGDWYDVFSLDADRFFFSLGDVTGHGLQAALTMSRVRQAFVAFASVANEPAAILERANRVLRMHDEGMVTALCGVFNARTGDLTYASAGHPPAILLGANGSLREVTSSAPPLGVLDGIEVEQVHEHLGVGDRLICYTDGIVENEHDYVRGEMRLRTVLGQLTPFEFARPARSIRERILGGRRGRDDVALLVLSRPRQGVGSAPNEPPGPAAESKRLRFTTH
- the mfd gene encoding transcription-repair coupling factor yields the protein MIAQTPKVHASNDALLNVLAASSRALAPVIDALRTGAGVYACHETVAAARPALLAALYRALERPMLVIVPTPDVAERAFADLLYYLNEEEPDEVALLRSRDEALGAIESPSERSARMTLLADLANGERRIVLAPVAALRQYLMPRELFERLQLELRVGDEPGWEALQARLFALGYARADVVSAVGEYAVRGGIIDLFSASEDAPVRIEFFGDTIESIRPFDLASQRSEGERSRAVVVPWSEIPRDPVYRARILERFDGPPSVRASLAAYVESGGDLPASWLPLAHDEPATLLDYLRRDAIVVLDEPSMLATIERGLEEERSREQSVLLAGVESGEFSVSESEVDDALLAEVAAPHPRLESLAKDVRTHPVLILPGAIERSDGLDWVPRAGASFVIDCRPVEHFNRQIELFSKSVREWVAAGESLHIVSSAVSRTADLLRAAGITDARVTVDHGSIEAGFALPDLRLRVLGDREIFGAPPKRVKLRAVKEGVPVTLADMRVGDYVVHAVHGIGQYLGLRTETILGATQDYLDLAYAGSDRMLVPVTQMHHVTKYSATEGQSPRLSKMGGADWARAKSRVSESLAKIADGLVALYAERELSRGYAFGADTPWQGEMEEAFPYDPTPDQRKAIEAVKSDMERAQPMDRLVCGDVGYGKTEVAMRAAFKAVAEGKQVAVLVPTTLLADQHYRNFGARFAGFPMRIEELSRFKSKAQARAILADLAQGKVDVIIGTHRLLQKDVAFADLGLIVIDEEQRFGVMHKERLKEYKTSVDVLTLSATPIPRTLHMSLMGVRDLSLIQTAPKNRMSVKTMVVPTSDAIVQRAITAELDRGGQVYYLHNRVESIYAVRNALQTLVPRARIAIGHGQMGESELEPVMQAFIDGEVDVLVATTIIENGIDIPNVNTMVVSDADKFGLAQLYQLRGRVGRSNHQAYCYLLYQGHKALTEEAKARLEAIREFTHLGSGLQIAMRDLEIRGAGNLLGSAQSGFIGSVGFDTYCQLLAEAIAERRGMSPSLDDRREAVIDVKVSAFIPDDYIPQVSQKIAVYQQLAKARSQAEVEEIAAGVRDRFGVFPLPLERLVELTKLRAVALQKHVTRVVIDESRLTLGVGTGFELDPATIPKLQSLTKNRFRFGEGKIVVDLPTAPPGQTAEAIWMPLLRKLLEAF